The sequence TCTGCGTGGGGACTCGTGATTAAAAAGTATTCCGTTTGAGGCAAAAATCCCGTACGACTCCCTGTAATTTTTGGTTATCCAGTACGAATAGACCTTCGCGCATCCGTAAGGAGATCGGGGATAGAAAGGCGTGGTCTCTTTTATGGGGGTTTCCAAAACCTTACCAAACATTTCGCTTGAAGAGGCCTGATAGAATTTTGTCTTTATTCCGCTTCCTTTTATCGCGTCCAATATTCGCAAAGCGCCAAGTCCTGTTACATCTCCGGTGTATTCGGGTATATCAAAACTGACTTTGACATGACTTTGCGCACCCAAGTTATATATCTCGTCCGGATTTATCTTTTCAATCATTCTATTTATATTGCTACTGTCAGCCAAGTCGCCGTAATGCAAATAGAGCTTCACTCCGTTTACGTGCGGGTCTTTGTATAGGTGGTCTATGCGAGATGTGGTGAAAGAGCTGGCTCTTCTTATTACTCCGTGCACCTCGTAACCTTTTTCAAGCAAAAGTTCCGTAAGGTAGGAGCCATCCTGACCGGTTATTCCTGTTATTAACGCTTTTTTCATTTTTTATGCATACTCTTTCCGTGAATATGAAA is a genomic window of bacterium containing:
- the gmd gene encoding GDP-mannose 4,6-dehydratase; translation: MKKALITGITGQDGSYLTELLLEKGYEVHGVIRRASSFTTSRIDHLYKDPHVNGVKLYLHYGDLADSSNINRMIEKINPDEIYNLGAQSHVKVSFDIPEYTGDVTGLGALRILDAIKGSGIKTKFYQASSSEMFGKVLETPIKETTPFYPRSPYGCAKVYSYWITKNYRESYGIFASNGILFNHESPRRGETFVTKKITRGLARIKLGKEKKLYLGNLDAKRDWGFAKDYVYGMWLMLQHDKPDDFILATGECRSVREFVEECGKFFGMDIQWQGKGTEEKGVDAKTGEIIIEIDRAYFRPAEVDILLGDASKARKELGWKPEVNFKELVKIMAEADLKEESKK